Proteins from one Triticum aestivum cultivar Chinese Spring chromosome 7A, IWGSC CS RefSeq v2.1, whole genome shotgun sequence genomic window:
- the LOC123150077 gene encoding annexin D1, translating to MATLKVPSNVPALADDCDNLRKAFQGWGTNEALIISILGHRDASQRRAIRKHYADTYGEELLRSITDEISGDFERAVILWTLDPAERDAVLANETARKWHPGNPVLVEIACARGSKQLFAVRQAYHDRFKRSLEEDVASHVTGDFRKLLVPLVSSHRYEGPEVNTRLAHSEAKLLHEKIEHKAYADDEVIRILTTRSKAQLLATFNNYNDTFGHPITKDLKADPKDEFLKTLRAVIRCFTCPDRYFEKVARVAIAGNGTDENSLTRVITTRAEVDLKLIKEAYQKRNSVPLEKAVAGDTSGDYESMLLALLGKE from the exons ATGGCGACGCTCAAGGTCCCCTCCAACGTCCCGGCCCTCGCCGACGACTGCGACAACCTCCGCAAGGCCTTCCAAG GGTGGGGCACGAACGAGGCGCTCATCATCTCCATCCTCGGCCACCGCGACGCGTCGCAGCGCCGCGCCATCCGCAAGCACTACGCCGACACCTACGGCGAGGAGCTGCTCCGGAGCATCACCGACGAGATCTCCGGCGACTTCGAG AGGGCCGTGATCCTGTGGACGCTGGACCCGGCGGAGCGGGACGCGGTGCTCGCCAACGAGACCGCCAGGAAGTGGCACCCCGGGAACCCCGTGCTGGTCGAGATCGCCTGCGCGCGCGGCTCCAAGCAGCTCTTCGCCGTCAGGCAGGCCTACCATGACCGCTTCAAGCGCTCGCTCGAGGAGGACGTCGCTTCCCACGTCACCGGCGACTTCCGCAAG CTGTTGGTGCCACTTGTAAGCTCACACCGCTACGAGGGACCAGAGGTCAACACAAGGTTGGCTCATTCAGAAGCCAAATTACTACACGAGAAGATTGAGCATAAGGCTTATGCTGATGATGAGGTCATCAGAATTCTCACCACCAGGAGCAAAGCTCAGCTGCTTGCAACATTCAATAATTACAATGATACATTTGGTCACCCGATCACTAAG GATCTGAAGGCTGACCCCAAGGATGAGTTCCTCAAGACCCTGCGGGCGGTCATCCGGTGCTTCACCTGCCCTGATAGGTACTTTGAGAAGGTGGCCAGGGTGGCCATTGCAGGGAATGGAACCGATGAGAACTCCCTCACTAGGGTCATCACCACCCGCGCCGAGGTGGACCTGAAGCTGATCAAAGAGGCGTACCAGAAGAGGAACAGTGTTCCCCTGGAGAAGGCCGTCGCAGGCGACACCTCCGGCGACTACGAGAGCATGCTCCTTGCCCTCCTGGGGAAGGAGTGA